From Anticarsia gemmatalis isolate Benzon Research Colony breed Stoneville strain chromosome 3, ilAntGemm2 primary, whole genome shotgun sequence, one genomic window encodes:
- the na gene encoding sodium leak channel non-selective protein na isoform X2, whose protein sequence is MSLYCFLIKSGASLIKIATIELKLMKMLGRKQSLKGEPVLADYGPEESLNESADIEWVNKLWVRRILRLCALLSLMSVSLNTPKSFEKYPYLQTITFAVDCCVTLLFTAEMIAKMHIRGILKGDVAYLKDHWCQFDASMVFFLWVSVLLQMFELTGIVPRYSYLSILRAPRPLIMIRFLRVFLKFSMPKSRINQIFKRSSQQIYNVTLFFLFFMSLYSLLGVQFFGELTHHCVRNDTNPREITINSLAIPDTFCSPDPGSGYQCPAGMKCMKLNLSKYIMGFNGFEEFTTSLFTVYQASSQEGWVFIMYRAIDSLPTWRSALYFSTMIFFLAWLVKNVFIAVITETFNEIRVQFQQMWGVRNPITKGSTTQFFTGDDNGWKLVTIDENKHSGTAPEIFHKLLRSAYFRLLVMGVVLANGIITATMNFKHDDNPREFFYEKYYYIEIAFTIFLDLEALIKIWCLGLKGYFKHSVHKFELLLAIGTTIHIIPQLYMSGFTYFQVLRIVRLIKASPLLEGFVYKIFGPGKKLGSLIIFTMCLLIISSSISMQLFCFLCEFTKFETFDEAFMSMFQILTQEAWVEVMDETMVRTSQTLTPLVAIYFILYHLFVTLIVLSLFVAVILDNLELDEDIKKLKQLRYRQQSAEIKESLPFRLRIFEKFPDSPQMTKLHKVPGDFNLPKVRESFMRQFVCEVDGEEDVGVTGGGGDVSRRTFEYMRAAKIAFPYRKRCLVKTLVVAPPSQRPSSALRRHVVSSIIEDSNNHRPLLGDSAMLATGGKSGLKPQGTISSAKQLRVDQKKFGSRSIRRSVRSGSIKLKQTYEHLLENGDIGAASRVVPSSRARPPYLDIRLLQAKRQQAEMRRNQREEDLRENHPLFDTPLLVVPRESRFRKICRAIVDARYDARLRDPVTGNERKVHYKSFHNFLGLVTYMDWVMIMVTTLSCFSMMFETPTYRVMENFVLQIAEYGFVIFMSLELALKILADGLFFTPKAYLKDAAAVLDVFIYIVSLTFLCWMPVRVPPGSPAQMLMILRCVRPLRIFTLVPHMRKVVYELCRGFKEILLVSTLLILLMFVFASYGVQLYGGRLARCNDPTITRREDCVGVFMRRVFVTKMKIRPGPNQTFPSMLVPRVWANPKRFNFDNIGDALLTLFEVLSFKGWLDVRDVLIKALGPVHAIYIHVYIFLGCMIGLTLFVGVVIANYSENKGTALLTVDQRRWCDLKKRLKIAQPLHLPPRPNKRKVRAFAYDVTQNLSFKRVIAIVVLINSGLLAVTWSRYSPYTEQLALTSALLTLVFVVEVLLKTIAFTPRGYWQSRRNRYDLLVTVAGCIWIFMHFILKNDLSYFVGFMVVILRFFTITGKHTTLKMLMLTVGVSVCKSFFIIFGMFLLVFFYALAGTIVFGNVKYGEGIGRRANFNSPIHSVAMLFRIVTGEDWNKIMHDCMVAPPYCTPADNYWETDCGNFTASLAYFCTFYVIITYIVLNLLVAIIMENFSLFYSNEEDALLSYADIRNFQNTWNVVDVHQKGVIPVRKVKFILRLLKGRLECDTHKERLLFKYMCYELERLHNGEDVTFHDVINMLSYRTVDIRKSLQMEELLAREEFEFLIEEEVAKQTIRTWLEGCLKKIRANSSKQQTSLIAGLRKTNEQAVDMNNEKIDKEKQETETQQVTANAGRTEITESTSQPVISNISSSFELPPKRSSTKSQFKRPGLPSVTIPRPESPIKKYLQPTLSDPHPALNKKPTSVKSNSRSVHASAAGGGGAGGARELPALRDVHSWWGAQVARLAVLDAD, encoded by the exons atgagcCTTTATTGTTTCTTGATAAAATCAGGCGCAAGCCTAATAAAAATAGCTACCATTGAGTTAAAATTGATGAAAATGTTGGGTCGGAAGCAAAGCCTGAAGGGGGAGCCGGTTTTGGCAGACTATGGGCCCGAAGAATCCTTGAATGAAAGTGCTGATATCGAATGGGTCAACAAG TTGTGGGTCAGAAGAATATTAAGATTATGTGCCCTATTAAGTTTAATGTCAGTATCCCTAAATACACCAAAGTCTTTTGAAAAGTATCCTTATCTGCAAACCATAACTTTTGCAGTAGATTGTTGTGTCACTCTCCTATTCACTGCAGAGATGATAGCTAAAATGCACATAAGAGGGATTCTGAAG GGTGATGTAGCTTATTTGAAAGATCACTGGTGCCAATTTGATGCTTCAATGGTATTTTTTCTTTGGGTGTctgtattattgcaaatgtttGAATTGACTGGGATTGTACCGAGATACAGTTACCTCAGTATATTGCGAGCACCAAGACCCCTGATTATGATAAGATTTCTAAGAGTATTTTTAAAGTTCTCTATGCCAAAATCTAGAATCAATCAAATATTCAA GAGGTCCAGTCAACAGATATATAATGTAACATTGTTTTTCCTGTTCTTCATGTCTCTGTACAGCTTACTTGGGGTACAGTTTTTTGGGGAATTAACACACCATTGTGTCAGAAATGATACTAATCCACG tgaGATAACCATTAACTCTTTAGCAATTCCTGATACGTTTTGCTCTCCTGACCCTGGCTCTGGATACCAATGTCCTGCTGGAATGAAATGCATGAAACTGAATCTGTCTAAATATATCATGGGATTTAATGGCTTTGAGGAGTTCA CTACAAGTTTGTTTACTGTCTACCAGGCATCTTCACAGGAAGGTTGGGTGTTTATAATGTATAGGGCTATTGATTCTTTGCCAACATGGAGATCTGCTTTATACTTCAG TACAATGATATTCTTTCTGGCCTGGCTTGTGAAGAATGTATTCATAGCTGTAATAACAGAAACATTCAATGAAATAAGAGTGCAGTTTCAACAAATGTGGGGTGTAAGAAATCCAATAACAAAAGGTAGCACTACACAGTTCTTCACTGGTGATGACAATGGTTGGAAATTGGTTACCATAGATGAAAACAAACATTCAG gGACTGCTCCAGAAATATTCCACAAGTTGCTAAGGTCGGCCTATTTTCGTTTGTTAGTTATGGGAGTGGTATTGGCTAATGGAATAATAACCGCAACTATGAATTTCAAGCACGACGACAATCCGAGAGAAttcttttacgaaaaatattattacatagag ATTGCGTTTACGATTTTCTTGGATCTGGAAGCACTAATTAAGATATGGTGTTTGGGATTGAAGGGTTACTTCAAACATTCTGTGCACAAGTTTGAACTTCTGCTAGCTATTGGGACAACAATTCATATAATACCACAGCTATACATGTCAGGATTCACCTATTTTCAG GTTCTTCGTATTGTTCGGTTGATCAAAGCGTCGCCGTTGTTAGAGGGATTCGTGTACAAGATCTTTGGCCCAGGAAAGAAATTAGGAAGCCTAATCATATTCACCATGTGCTTACTGATCATCAGTTCATCTATATCAATGCAGCTGTTTTGTTTTCTATGTGAATTTACCAAGTTCGAAACATTTGATGAG gCATTTATGTCTATGTTTCAAATCTTAACTCAAGAAGCCTGGGTAGAAGTTATGGACGAAACAATGGTCCGAACGAGCCAGACGTTAACACCTCTagttgcaatttattttatattataccaTCTATTTGTCACCTTG ATTGTGTTATCACTTTTCGTAGCTGTAATCTTAGACAACCTGGAGCTCGACGAggacataaaaaaattaaagcaacTGAGATACCGACAACAGAGTGCCGAAATTAAAGAAAGTTTGCCCTTCAGGTTAAGGATATTTGAAAAGTTTCCTGATAGCCCGCAAATGACCAAGTTGCATAAAGTTCCTGGAGACTTTAATCTACCGAAG GTTCGCGAGTCGTTCATGCGTCAGTTCGTGTGCGAGGTGGACGGCGAGGAGGACGTGGGCGTgacgggcggcggcggcgacgtGTCGCGGCGCACCTTCGAGTACATGCGCGCGGCCAAGATCGCCTTCCCCTACCGCAAGCGATGCCTCGTCAAGACCCTGGTGGTGGCGCCGCCCTCCCAGCGGCCCAGCTCCGCGCTGCGGCGACACGTCGTCAGTTCTATTATTGA GGATTCCAACAATCACCGGCCTCTGCTGGGAGACTCCGCGATGCTCGCGACCGGAGGGAAATCGGGGCTTAAGCCCCAGGGAACCATATCGAGCGCGAAACAACTGCGGGTCGATCAAAAGAA GTTCGGCTCACGCTCGATCAGGCGCTCGGTGCGCAGCGGCTCCATCAAGCTGAAGCAGACGTACGAGCACCTGCTGGAGAACGGCGACATCGGCGCGGCGTCGCGCGTGGTGCCGTCGTCGCGCGCGCGCCCGCCCTACCTCGACATCCGCCTGCTGCAGGCCAAGCGCCAGCAGGCCGAGATGCGGCGCAACCAGCGCGAGGAGGACCTGCGCGAGAACCACCCGCTGTTCGACACGCCGCTGCTCGTGGTGCCGCGCGAGTCGCGCTTCCGCAAGATCTGCCGCGCCATCGTGGACGCGCGCTACGACGCGCGCCTGCGCGACCCCGTCACCGGCAACGAGCGCAAGGTGCACTACAAGAGCTTCCA TAATTTTCTTGGGCTCGTGACCTATATGGATTGGGTCATGATAATGGTCACCACATTGTCGTGCTTTTCGATGATGTTCGAAACGCCTACGTACAGAGTTATGGAAAATTTTGTTCTGCAG ATCGCCGAGTACGGCTTCGTGATTTTTATGAGTCTGGAGCTGGCCCTCAAAATTTTAGCCGACGGATTATTTTTCACTCCAAAAGCTTACCTGAAGGACGCTGCAGCAGTATTGgacgtatttatttacatt GTGTCGTTGACGTTCCTGTGCTGGATGCCGGTGCGGGTGCCGCCCGGCTCGCCGGCGCAGATGCTCATGATCCTGCGCTGCGTGCGCCCGCTGCGGATCTTCACCCTCGTGCCGCACATGCGCAAAGTTGTCTACGAACTGTGTCGCGGCTTTAAAGAGATCCTACTC GTATCGACACTACTGATTCttctaatgtttgtttttgcaaGTTACGGTGTTCAACTTTATGGAGGCAG GTTAGCCCGGTGTAACGACCCGACAATAACGCGTCGCGAGGATTGCGTGGGCGTGTTCATGCGCCGCGTGTTCGTCACTAAGATGAAGATACGACCGGGACCCAACCAGACCTTCCCTTCGATGCTTGTACCGAGAGTGTG GGCTAATCCAAAACGTTTCAACTTTGATAACATCGGTGACGCACTCCTGACGCTATTCGAAGTACTCTCATTCAAGGGCTGGTTAGATGTTCGAGATGTGTTGATCAAAGCGCTGGGCCcc GTTCATGCTATCTACATACATGTTTACATATTCTTGGGTTGCATGATCGGATTAACTCTGTTCGTGGGAGTGGTGATTGCGAATTACTCAGAAAACAAGGGTACTGCGCTGTTAACTGTCGACCAGAGGCGTTG GTGTGACCTTAAAAAGAGATTGAAAATTGCTCAGCCGCTGCACTTGCCGCCTCGTCCCAATAAACGCAAAGTCCGCGCGTTTGCATATGACGTCACACAGAATTTGAGCTTCAAGCGTGTCATCGCTATAGTTGTACTCATCAACAGCGGATTGTTGGCAGTCACG TGGTCCCGTTATTCTCCGTACACGGAGCAGTTAGCACTTACATCCGCGCTGTTGACTCTGGTGTTCGTGGTGGAAGTGTTGCTGAAGACCATCGCGTTCACCCCGCGCGGCTACTGGCAGAGTCGCCGCAACCGATACGACCTGCTCGTCACCGTCGCTGGCTGCATATGGATATTCATGCACTTTATATTAAAG AACGACCTGTCTTACTTCGTCGGTTTCATGGTGGTAATTCTGCGTTTCTTCACGATCACGGGCAAACACACGACACTGAAGATGTTAATGCTGACCGTCGGCGTGAGCGTGTGCAAGAGTTTCTTCATTATATTCGGAATGTTCCTACTCGTGTTCTTCTATGCACTGGCAGGGACTATCGTCTTTGGGAATGTCAAATATGGAGAAGGAATTGGACG GCGAGCGAACTTCAACTCGCCGATCCACAGCGTGGCGATGTTGTTCCGCATCGTGACGGGCGAGGACTGGAACAAGATCATGCACGACTGCATGGTGGCGCCGCCGTACTGCACGCCCGCCGACAACTACTGGGAGACCGACTGCGGCAACTTCACCGCCTCGCTCGCATACTTCTGCACCTTCTACGTCATCATCACCTACATTGTACTCAACCTGCTTGTGG CTATAATCATGGAGAACTTTtcgttattttattcaaatgaagAAGATGCGTTACTATCGTATGCTGATATAAGGAACTTCCAAAACACATGGAATGTTGTTGACGTACATCAAAAAGGAGTCATACCAGTGAGAAAG GTAAAATTCATTCTACGATTGCTTAAGGGTCGTTTGGAGTGCGACACTCACAAGGAGAGgttgttgtttaaatatatGTGCTACGAACTTGAAAGACTCCACAACGGTGAAGATGTTACCTTCCATGATGTCATCAA CATGTTATCTTATCGTACTGTGGACATCCGTAAATCGTTGCAAATGGAAGAACTGCTGGCGCGGGAAGAGTTCGAATTCTTGATAGAGGAGGAAGTTGCTAAGCAAACTATACGCACGTGGCTGGAGGGCTGCCTCAAGAAAATACGGGCTAACAGCAGT AAACAACAAACAAGTCTCATAGCTGGTCTTAGAAAGACGAACGAACAAGCCGTTGATATGAACAACGAAAAGATTGACAAAGAGAAACAAGAAACAGAAACTCAG CAGGTTACAGCAAATGCGGGGCGAACAGAAATCACAGAATCTACTTCACAACCCGTTATCTCCA ATATATCATCGTCATTCGAATTGCCACCAAAACGGTCCTCAACCAAGAGTCAGTTCAAAAGACCTGGCCTACCGTCTGTGACGATACCGAG ACCTGAAAGCCCTATCAAGAAGTACCTCCAGCCAACTCTCAGTGATCCTCATCCAGCTCTCAACAAGAAACCTACAT CGGTGAAGAGCAACAGCAGGTCGGTGCACGCGAGCGCGGCGGGcgggggcggcgcgggcggcgcgcgcgagCTGCCGGCGCTGCGCGACGTGCACTCCTGGTGGGGGGCGCAGGTGGCGCGCCTCGCCGTGCTCGACGCTGACTAG
- the na gene encoding sodium leak channel non-selective protein na isoform X1, which yields MSLYCFLIKSGASLIKIATIELKLMKMLGRKQSLKGEPVLADYGPEESLNESADIEWVNKLWVRRILRLCALLSLMSVSLNTPKSFEKYPYLQTITFAVDCCVTLLFTAEMIAKMHIRGILKMFLFQGDVAYLKDHWCQFDASMVFFLWVSVLLQMFELTGIVPRYSYLSILRAPRPLIMIRFLRVFLKFSMPKSRINQIFKRSSQQIYNVTLFFLFFMSLYSLLGVQFFGELTHHCVRNDTNPREITINSLAIPDTFCSPDPGSGYQCPAGMKCMKLNLSKYIMGFNGFEEFTTSLFTVYQASSQEGWVFIMYRAIDSLPTWRSALYFSTMIFFLAWLVKNVFIAVITETFNEIRVQFQQMWGVRNPITKGSTTQFFTGDDNGWKLVTIDENKHSGTAPEIFHKLLRSAYFRLLVMGVVLANGIITATMNFKHDDNPREFFYEKYYYIEIAFTIFLDLEALIKIWCLGLKGYFKHSVHKFELLLAIGTTIHIIPQLYMSGFTYFQVLRIVRLIKASPLLEGFVYKIFGPGKKLGSLIIFTMCLLIISSSISMQLFCFLCEFTKFETFDEAFMSMFQILTQEAWVEVMDETMVRTSQTLTPLVAIYFILYHLFVTLIVLSLFVAVILDNLELDEDIKKLKQLRYRQQSAEIKESLPFRLRIFEKFPDSPQMTKLHKVPGDFNLPKVRESFMRQFVCEVDGEEDVGVTGGGGDVSRRTFEYMRAAKIAFPYRKRCLVKTLVVAPPSQRPSSALRRHVVSSIIEDSNNHRPLLGDSAMLATGGKSGLKPQGTISSAKQLRVDQKKFGSRSIRRSVRSGSIKLKQTYEHLLENGDIGAASRVVPSSRARPPYLDIRLLQAKRQQAEMRRNQREEDLRENHPLFDTPLLVVPRESRFRKICRAIVDARYDARLRDPVTGNERKVHYKSFHNFLGLVTYMDWVMIMVTTLSCFSMMFETPTYRVMENFVLQIAEYGFVIFMSLELALKILADGLFFTPKAYLKDAAAVLDVFIYIVSLTFLCWMPVRVPPGSPAQMLMILRCVRPLRIFTLVPHMRKVVYELCRGFKEILLVSTLLILLMFVFASYGVQLYGGRLARCNDPTITRREDCVGVFMRRVFVTKMKIRPGPNQTFPSMLVPRVWANPKRFNFDNIGDALLTLFEVLSFKGWLDVRDVLIKALGPVHAIYIHVYIFLGCMIGLTLFVGVVIANYSENKGTALLTVDQRRWCDLKKRLKIAQPLHLPPRPNKRKVRAFAYDVTQNLSFKRVIAIVVLINSGLLAVTWSRYSPYTEQLALTSALLTLVFVVEVLLKTIAFTPRGYWQSRRNRYDLLVTVAGCIWIFMHFILKNDLSYFVGFMVVILRFFTITGKHTTLKMLMLTVGVSVCKSFFIIFGMFLLVFFYALAGTIVFGNVKYGEGIGRRANFNSPIHSVAMLFRIVTGEDWNKIMHDCMVAPPYCTPADNYWETDCGNFTASLAYFCTFYVIITYIVLNLLVAIIMENFSLFYSNEEDALLSYADIRNFQNTWNVVDVHQKGVIPVRKVKFILRLLKGRLECDTHKERLLFKYMCYELERLHNGEDVTFHDVINMLSYRTVDIRKSLQMEELLAREEFEFLIEEEVAKQTIRTWLEGCLKKIRANSSKQQTSLIAGLRKTNEQAVDMNNEKIDKEKQETETQQVTANAGRTEITESTSQPVISNISSSFELPPKRSSTKSQFKRPGLPSVTIPRPESPIKKYLQPTLSDPHPALNKKPTSVKSNSRSVHASAAGGGGAGGARELPALRDVHSWWGAQVARLAVLDAD from the exons atgagcCTTTATTGTTTCTTGATAAAATCAGGCGCAAGCCTAATAAAAATAGCTACCATTGAGTTAAAATTGATGAAAATGTTGGGTCGGAAGCAAAGCCTGAAGGGGGAGCCGGTTTTGGCAGACTATGGGCCCGAAGAATCCTTGAATGAAAGTGCTGATATCGAATGGGTCAACAAG TTGTGGGTCAGAAGAATATTAAGATTATGTGCCCTATTAAGTTTAATGTCAGTATCCCTAAATACACCAAAGTCTTTTGAAAAGTATCCTTATCTGCAAACCATAACTTTTGCAGTAGATTGTTGTGTCACTCTCCTATTCACTGCAGAGATGATAGCTAAAATGCACATAAGAGGGATTCTGAAG ATGTTTTTGTTTCAGGGTGATGTAGCTTATTTGAAAGATCACTGGTGCCAATTTGATGCTTCAATGGTATTTTTTCTTTGGGTGTctgtattattgcaaatgtttGAATTGACTGGGATTGTACCGAGATACAGTTACCTCAGTATATTGCGAGCACCAAGACCCCTGATTATGATAAGATTTCTAAGAGTATTTTTAAAGTTCTCTATGCCAAAATCTAGAATCAATCAAATATTCAA GAGGTCCAGTCAACAGATATATAATGTAACATTGTTTTTCCTGTTCTTCATGTCTCTGTACAGCTTACTTGGGGTACAGTTTTTTGGGGAATTAACACACCATTGTGTCAGAAATGATACTAATCCACG tgaGATAACCATTAACTCTTTAGCAATTCCTGATACGTTTTGCTCTCCTGACCCTGGCTCTGGATACCAATGTCCTGCTGGAATGAAATGCATGAAACTGAATCTGTCTAAATATATCATGGGATTTAATGGCTTTGAGGAGTTCA CTACAAGTTTGTTTACTGTCTACCAGGCATCTTCACAGGAAGGTTGGGTGTTTATAATGTATAGGGCTATTGATTCTTTGCCAACATGGAGATCTGCTTTATACTTCAG TACAATGATATTCTTTCTGGCCTGGCTTGTGAAGAATGTATTCATAGCTGTAATAACAGAAACATTCAATGAAATAAGAGTGCAGTTTCAACAAATGTGGGGTGTAAGAAATCCAATAACAAAAGGTAGCACTACACAGTTCTTCACTGGTGATGACAATGGTTGGAAATTGGTTACCATAGATGAAAACAAACATTCAG gGACTGCTCCAGAAATATTCCACAAGTTGCTAAGGTCGGCCTATTTTCGTTTGTTAGTTATGGGAGTGGTATTGGCTAATGGAATAATAACCGCAACTATGAATTTCAAGCACGACGACAATCCGAGAGAAttcttttacgaaaaatattattacatagag ATTGCGTTTACGATTTTCTTGGATCTGGAAGCACTAATTAAGATATGGTGTTTGGGATTGAAGGGTTACTTCAAACATTCTGTGCACAAGTTTGAACTTCTGCTAGCTATTGGGACAACAATTCATATAATACCACAGCTATACATGTCAGGATTCACCTATTTTCAG GTTCTTCGTATTGTTCGGTTGATCAAAGCGTCGCCGTTGTTAGAGGGATTCGTGTACAAGATCTTTGGCCCAGGAAAGAAATTAGGAAGCCTAATCATATTCACCATGTGCTTACTGATCATCAGTTCATCTATATCAATGCAGCTGTTTTGTTTTCTATGTGAATTTACCAAGTTCGAAACATTTGATGAG gCATTTATGTCTATGTTTCAAATCTTAACTCAAGAAGCCTGGGTAGAAGTTATGGACGAAACAATGGTCCGAACGAGCCAGACGTTAACACCTCTagttgcaatttattttatattataccaTCTATTTGTCACCTTG ATTGTGTTATCACTTTTCGTAGCTGTAATCTTAGACAACCTGGAGCTCGACGAggacataaaaaaattaaagcaacTGAGATACCGACAACAGAGTGCCGAAATTAAAGAAAGTTTGCCCTTCAGGTTAAGGATATTTGAAAAGTTTCCTGATAGCCCGCAAATGACCAAGTTGCATAAAGTTCCTGGAGACTTTAATCTACCGAAG GTTCGCGAGTCGTTCATGCGTCAGTTCGTGTGCGAGGTGGACGGCGAGGAGGACGTGGGCGTgacgggcggcggcggcgacgtGTCGCGGCGCACCTTCGAGTACATGCGCGCGGCCAAGATCGCCTTCCCCTACCGCAAGCGATGCCTCGTCAAGACCCTGGTGGTGGCGCCGCCCTCCCAGCGGCCCAGCTCCGCGCTGCGGCGACACGTCGTCAGTTCTATTATTGA GGATTCCAACAATCACCGGCCTCTGCTGGGAGACTCCGCGATGCTCGCGACCGGAGGGAAATCGGGGCTTAAGCCCCAGGGAACCATATCGAGCGCGAAACAACTGCGGGTCGATCAAAAGAA GTTCGGCTCACGCTCGATCAGGCGCTCGGTGCGCAGCGGCTCCATCAAGCTGAAGCAGACGTACGAGCACCTGCTGGAGAACGGCGACATCGGCGCGGCGTCGCGCGTGGTGCCGTCGTCGCGCGCGCGCCCGCCCTACCTCGACATCCGCCTGCTGCAGGCCAAGCGCCAGCAGGCCGAGATGCGGCGCAACCAGCGCGAGGAGGACCTGCGCGAGAACCACCCGCTGTTCGACACGCCGCTGCTCGTGGTGCCGCGCGAGTCGCGCTTCCGCAAGATCTGCCGCGCCATCGTGGACGCGCGCTACGACGCGCGCCTGCGCGACCCCGTCACCGGCAACGAGCGCAAGGTGCACTACAAGAGCTTCCA TAATTTTCTTGGGCTCGTGACCTATATGGATTGGGTCATGATAATGGTCACCACATTGTCGTGCTTTTCGATGATGTTCGAAACGCCTACGTACAGAGTTATGGAAAATTTTGTTCTGCAG ATCGCCGAGTACGGCTTCGTGATTTTTATGAGTCTGGAGCTGGCCCTCAAAATTTTAGCCGACGGATTATTTTTCACTCCAAAAGCTTACCTGAAGGACGCTGCAGCAGTATTGgacgtatttatttacatt GTGTCGTTGACGTTCCTGTGCTGGATGCCGGTGCGGGTGCCGCCCGGCTCGCCGGCGCAGATGCTCATGATCCTGCGCTGCGTGCGCCCGCTGCGGATCTTCACCCTCGTGCCGCACATGCGCAAAGTTGTCTACGAACTGTGTCGCGGCTTTAAAGAGATCCTACTC GTATCGACACTACTGATTCttctaatgtttgtttttgcaaGTTACGGTGTTCAACTTTATGGAGGCAG GTTAGCCCGGTGTAACGACCCGACAATAACGCGTCGCGAGGATTGCGTGGGCGTGTTCATGCGCCGCGTGTTCGTCACTAAGATGAAGATACGACCGGGACCCAACCAGACCTTCCCTTCGATGCTTGTACCGAGAGTGTG GGCTAATCCAAAACGTTTCAACTTTGATAACATCGGTGACGCACTCCTGACGCTATTCGAAGTACTCTCATTCAAGGGCTGGTTAGATGTTCGAGATGTGTTGATCAAAGCGCTGGGCCcc GTTCATGCTATCTACATACATGTTTACATATTCTTGGGTTGCATGATCGGATTAACTCTGTTCGTGGGAGTGGTGATTGCGAATTACTCAGAAAACAAGGGTACTGCGCTGTTAACTGTCGACCAGAGGCGTTG GTGTGACCTTAAAAAGAGATTGAAAATTGCTCAGCCGCTGCACTTGCCGCCTCGTCCCAATAAACGCAAAGTCCGCGCGTTTGCATATGACGTCACACAGAATTTGAGCTTCAAGCGTGTCATCGCTATAGTTGTACTCATCAACAGCGGATTGTTGGCAGTCACG TGGTCCCGTTATTCTCCGTACACGGAGCAGTTAGCACTTACATCCGCGCTGTTGACTCTGGTGTTCGTGGTGGAAGTGTTGCTGAAGACCATCGCGTTCACCCCGCGCGGCTACTGGCAGAGTCGCCGCAACCGATACGACCTGCTCGTCACCGTCGCTGGCTGCATATGGATATTCATGCACTTTATATTAAAG AACGACCTGTCTTACTTCGTCGGTTTCATGGTGGTAATTCTGCGTTTCTTCACGATCACGGGCAAACACACGACACTGAAGATGTTAATGCTGACCGTCGGCGTGAGCGTGTGCAAGAGTTTCTTCATTATATTCGGAATGTTCCTACTCGTGTTCTTCTATGCACTGGCAGGGACTATCGTCTTTGGGAATGTCAAATATGGAGAAGGAATTGGACG GCGAGCGAACTTCAACTCGCCGATCCACAGCGTGGCGATGTTGTTCCGCATCGTGACGGGCGAGGACTGGAACAAGATCATGCACGACTGCATGGTGGCGCCGCCGTACTGCACGCCCGCCGACAACTACTGGGAGACCGACTGCGGCAACTTCACCGCCTCGCTCGCATACTTCTGCACCTTCTACGTCATCATCACCTACATTGTACTCAACCTGCTTGTGG CTATAATCATGGAGAACTTTtcgttattttattcaaatgaagAAGATGCGTTACTATCGTATGCTGATATAAGGAACTTCCAAAACACATGGAATGTTGTTGACGTACATCAAAAAGGAGTCATACCAGTGAGAAAG GTAAAATTCATTCTACGATTGCTTAAGGGTCGTTTGGAGTGCGACACTCACAAGGAGAGgttgttgtttaaatatatGTGCTACGAACTTGAAAGACTCCACAACGGTGAAGATGTTACCTTCCATGATGTCATCAA CATGTTATCTTATCGTACTGTGGACATCCGTAAATCGTTGCAAATGGAAGAACTGCTGGCGCGGGAAGAGTTCGAATTCTTGATAGAGGAGGAAGTTGCTAAGCAAACTATACGCACGTGGCTGGAGGGCTGCCTCAAGAAAATACGGGCTAACAGCAGT AAACAACAAACAAGTCTCATAGCTGGTCTTAGAAAGACGAACGAACAAGCCGTTGATATGAACAACGAAAAGATTGACAAAGAGAAACAAGAAACAGAAACTCAG CAGGTTACAGCAAATGCGGGGCGAACAGAAATCACAGAATCTACTTCACAACCCGTTATCTCCA ATATATCATCGTCATTCGAATTGCCACCAAAACGGTCCTCAACCAAGAGTCAGTTCAAAAGACCTGGCCTACCGTCTGTGACGATACCGAG ACCTGAAAGCCCTATCAAGAAGTACCTCCAGCCAACTCTCAGTGATCCTCATCCAGCTCTCAACAAGAAACCTACAT CGGTGAAGAGCAACAGCAGGTCGGTGCACGCGAGCGCGGCGGGcgggggcggcgcgggcggcgcgcgcgagCTGCCGGCGCTGCGCGACGTGCACTCCTGGTGGGGGGCGCAGGTGGCGCGCCTCGCCGTGCTCGACGCTGACTAG